A DNA window from Hordeum vulgare subsp. vulgare chromosome 1H, MorexV3_pseudomolecules_assembly, whole genome shotgun sequence contains the following coding sequences:
- the LOC123442876 gene encoding chalcone synthase 2-like, translating to MAAAVKLEEVRRAQRAVGPATVLAIGTAVPANCVYQATYPDYYFRVTKSEHLSDLKEKFERMCEKSTIRKRHMHLTEDILKKHPSICSHMEPSLNTRHDIVVVEVPKLGKEAAERAIKEWGQPLSKITHVIFCTTSGVDMPGADYQLTRLLGLSPTVKRLMMYQQGCFGGATVLRMAKDIAENNRGARVLVVCSDITAMAFRGPSKSHLDSLVGHALFGDGAAAAIIGADLDEPFEKPLFQLVSASQTILPESEGAINGHLTEAGLTIHLLKDVPGLISQNIEQALEDAFKPLGIHDWNSIFWIAHPGGPAILDMVEEKVGLDKERMRASREVLSEYGNMSSACVLFVLDVMRKTSSQDGHTTTGEGKEWGVLFGFGPGLTVETLVLYSAPIIATA from the coding sequence ATGGCGGCCGCGGTGAAGTTGGAGGAAGTGAGAAGGGCACAGCGGGCTGTGGGTCCGGCAACCGTCCTAGCAATCGGCACGGCCGTTCCGGCCAACTGCGTGTACCAGGCCACCTACCCGGACTACtacttcagggtcaccaagagcGAGCACCTCTCGGACCTCAAGGAGAAGTTCGAGAGGATGTGCGAGAAGTCCACCATCAGGAAGAGGCACATGCACCTCACCGAGGACATCCTGAAAAAGCACCCCAGCATCTGCTCCCACATGGAGCCGTCGCTCAACACGCGCCACGACATTGTCGTCGTCGAGGTCCCCAAGCTCGGGAAAGAGGCGGCGGAGAGGGCCATCAAGGAGTGGGGCCAGCCGCTGTCCAAGATCACCCACGTCATCTTCTGCACCACCTCTGGCGTCGACATGCCAGGTGCCGACTACCAGCTCACTAGGTTGCTTGGCCTCTCCCCGACCGTAAAACGGCTCATGATGTACCAGCAAGGCTGCTTCGGCGGTGCCACCGTGCTCCGCATGGCCAAGGACATCGCCGAGAACAACCGCGGTGCACGTGTGCTCGTTGTCTGCTCGGACATCACCGCCATGGCATTCCGTGGCCCCAGCAAGTCCCATCTTGATTCGCTCGTCGGCCATGCGCTCTTTGGCGATGGCGCAGCCGCTGCCATCATCGGCGCCGACCTCGACGAGCCCTTCGAGAAGCCACTCTTCCAGCTGGTATCAGCGAGCCAGACCATCCTGCCTGAATCGGAGGGCGCCATCAATGGCCACCTTACAGAGGCGGGGCTCACCATCCACCTTCTCAAGGACGTGCCGGGGCTCATCTCTCAGAACATCGAGCAAGCACTCGAGGACGCCTTCAAGCCTCTGGGCATCCACGACTGGAACTCCATCTTCTGGATTGCACATCCTGGTGGGCCGGCGATCCTTGACATGGTGGAGGAGAAAGTTGGCCTTGACAAGGAGCGAATGCGCGCCAGCCGAGAGGTCCTGTCCGAGTACGGCAACATGTCCAGCGCGTGCGTCCTCTTCGTCCTCGACGTAATGCGTAAGACCTCTTCCCAGGACGGCCACACTACAACTGGAGAGGGTAAAGAGTGGGGTGTCCTCTTCGGCTTCGGCCCCGGCCTCACCGTAGAGACTCTCGTCCTCTACAGCGCCCCGATCATAGCCACTGCATGA